In Limnohabitans sp. TEGF004, the genomic window TGGTCGGTTTGCAAGGCACGGGCGATGACGCCTCGGTGCCCTTCACCACGCAAAGCATGAAAGCCATGCTCTCGCAAATGGGCGTGCGCATTGACGGTCCTTTGACCGACTTTGAAACCGCAGCCACTGCAGCGCGTGTCGACATCAAAAACACCGCTGCCGTGTTGGTGACGGCTGACTTGCCTGGCTTTGCCAAGCCCGGTCAACGCATCGACATCAACGTGTCTGCCATTGGTAAAGCCTCTAACTTGCGCGGTGGCAGCTTGATCATGACCGCCATGCGCGGTGTGGATGGCGAGATTTACGCTTTGGCCCAAGGTGCACTCACAGCGACTGGCATTGATGCCAGCGCCGCAGGTTCTAAAGTGCAAATTGGTGTGCCCACCTCGGCTCGCATTCCTGGCGGCGCGATTGTGGAGCGCATTGTTGACACGCCTTTTGAGTCTGCCGAAAACGTGATTTTTAACATCCGTGAAAACGATTTCTCCACCACGACCGCCATCGTCAACGCGATCAATAAAAAATTTGGCGGCGACGTGGCACAAGCCATTGATGGTGTATCGGTATCGGTACGAGCCCCACAAAACTTGAATCAGCGCGTCGCATTCATGAGCATGATCGAGGCCTTAGAGGTCACGCCAGGCGAGCCACCCGCGCGCGTGGTGATCAACTCACGCACAGGCACGGTGGTGATCAACCGCTCGGTGCGCGTCACAGCCGCGGCCGTGTCGCATGGCACGATTTCTGTGGCGATCACGGCGACCAACGAGGTGTCACAACCCAACATGCTCGCCGGTGGCCAAACCACCGAAGTACAAAACGCTGACATCAAAGTGGCTGAGCCTAACAAGCCTATGTTCTTGTTCCAGCCCGGTGTTGAGCTG contains:
- a CDS encoding flagellar basal body P-ring protein FlgI, whose protein sequence is MKNLSLFVRVCLTSLCVLAASAAQADRVKDLATLAAQRPNQLIGYGLVVGLQGTGDDASVPFTTQSMKAMLSQMGVRIDGPLTDFETAATAARVDIKNTAAVLVTADLPGFAKPGQRIDINVSAIGKASNLRGGSLIMTAMRGVDGEIYALAQGALTATGIDASAAGSKVQIGVPTSARIPGGAIVERIVDTPFESAENVIFNIRENDFSTTTAIVNAINKKFGGDVAQAIDGVSVSVRAPQNLNQRVAFMSMIEALEVTPGEPPARVVINSRTGTVVINRSVRVTAAAVSHGTISVAITATNEVSQPNMLAGGQTTEVQNADIKVAEPNKPMFLFQPGVELRQIVDAVNQVGATPSALIAILEALKSSGSLRAELVII